The following are encoded in a window of Castanea sativa cultivar Marrone di Chiusa Pesio chromosome 5, ASM4071231v1 genomic DNA:
- the LOC142635550 gene encoding uncharacterized protein LOC142635550, whose product MRVGQPRQMGSQILRKARGILSEFQLAHHCPLQHREAMDSRWVPPSPPWYKINVDAAVFNNSVGGGALIWDHDRSLVPAMSKHLPLPLGPLEAKGKAMDEAVSFAWDMRIRDVIFETDSQIVFDALSGTITPPIAIANLIVGIQHKLHSFRSTRFLHELRSGNKPAHTLAKYAKGINNFVTWIEKNPSIIESLMIQDAMYFSSP is encoded by the coding sequence ATGCGTGTGGGTCAGCCAAGACAAATGGGAAGTCAGATTCTCCGCAAAGCGCGTGGCATACTCAGTGAGTTCCAGCTTGCACATCACTGCCCACTACAACACAGGGAGGCCATGGACTCTCGCTGGGTCCCACCGTCCCCACCCTGGTACAAGATCAACGTGGATGCTGCTGTCTTTAACAACTCTGTGGGGGGGGGTGCTCTAATTTGGGACCATGACAGATCGCTGGTTCCTGCCATGAGCAAACACCTCCCATTACCGCTGGGCCCATTGGAAGCAAAGGGAAAAGCAATGGATGAAGCTGTCTCTTTTGCATGGGATATGAGGATCAGGGACGTTATCTTTGAGACTGACTCACAGATAGTTTTTGATGCACTTAGTGGAACCATCACTCCTCCAATAGCTATCGCGAACCTCATTGTCGGCATCCAACATAAGCTACACTCCTTCAGATCAACTCGTTTTCTCCATGAACTACGAAGCGGCAACAAACCAGCTCATACTCTGGCAAAATATGCCAAAGGAATTAATAATTTCGTAACTTGGATAGAGAAAAATCCATCCATTATTGAGTCTCTTATGATTCAAGATGCTATGTATTTCTCTTCACCTTAA